One Oncorhynchus kisutch isolate 150728-3 linkage group LG13, Okis_V2, whole genome shotgun sequence DNA window includes the following coding sequences:
- the LOC109905685 gene encoding sperm acrosome membrane-associated protein 4 isoform X1: MSTTEQQPNRDEDDQEEQREGPLQCFRCDLGFWDACYTTKTNCNIGEKCYTGRGKAGDVLEVKLLGCVKAKECELVTNVELFSNTTIYMMTRHCCDTHFCNTGHTLPLNTLLSLSLTTITMILTFNRIQ; the protein is encoded by the exons ATGAGGATGATCAGGAGGAGCAACGGGAGGGGCCTCTGCAGTGTTTCCGCTGTGACCTGGGCTTCTGGGATGCCTGCTACACCACCAAAACCAACTGCAATATCGGGGAGAAGTGCTACACTggccgagggaaggcag gtGATGTGTTGGAAGTTAAGTTGCTGGGCTGTGTCAAGGCGAAGGAGTGTGAGCTGGTGACCAATGTGGAGCTCTTCTCCAACACAACcatctacatgatgaccaggcacTGCTGCGACACACACTTCTGCAACACCGGACACACACTACCCCTCAACACACTCCTCTCCCTGTCACTGACTACAATAACCATGATCCTCACCTTCAACAGAATACAATAA